The Streptomyces sp. NBC_01268 genome segment CCCGGCCACTCCCCGGACAGCGCGGCGGAGACCGCCTTCGCCCACGCCTCCGCCCCCGGCCCGTACGGGCCCTGGACCGGCCACGCCGACGCCCTGACCCTCGACCCCGGCTACCACGGCGAGGAGCACCTCTGGGCGCCGCACGTCATCGAGGCGGACGGCACCTACTGGATGTTCTACGCGGCCGGCGGCAAGGACGGGGCCGCGATCAACCTCGCCACCTCCCCCGACCTGTCCACCTGGACCCGCCTGCCGTCCGGCCCCCTGTTCCGGGGGCGCGCCGCCCGCGACCCGATGGTGACCCGGATCGGCGGCCGTTGGGTCATGTACTACACGGAGGTGTCCGCCACCGACGGCCGGCACCTCGTGTGCCACCGCCGCTCCGACGACCTCGTCCACTGGAGCGAGCCCGCCGTCGCGTACGCCGACGAGACCACCGAGTCCACCGGGGTCTCCGTCACCGAGTCGCCCTTCGTGCTCGAACAGGACGGCTGGTACTACCTGTTCATCGGCCCCCGGGTCGGCTACGACGGCACCGACGTCCTCGCCTCCCCGGACCCCTTCCGCTTCACCCTCGACGGCTACGCCGGCCATGTGCCCGGTCACGCGGTCGAGGTCGTCACCGACGGGACCGACCGCTACGCGAGCGCGGCCGGCTGGTTCGCCGACGGCCTCTCCCTGGCGCCCCTCCAGTGGCGGACCACCCCGCCCTCGTGGCAGAGCCCGGACAACCCGGCCGTCTCCCTCGACGTCGACGGGCGGCTGAACGTGTTCGCCCTCGACGGGGGCGACCGCTCGATGCTGCGGCGCGTCCAGCTCGATCCGGCCGCCGGCACCTGGTCCGACTGGGAGCAGTTCGGCGGCCCCGCCGGGGCGGTCCCCACCCTCGGGCGCGACGCCGACGGCAGGCTGGAGGTCTTCTCGCTCGCGCCCGGCGGCGTCAACCTGCACCACCGCGTGCAGCGGACCGACGGCACCTGGTCGGACTGGGAGGAGTTCGGCGGCCCGGCCGCGGCGGCCCCCGCCGTCGCCCGCAACGCCGACGGCCGACTGG includes the following:
- a CDS encoding family 43 glycosylhydrolase, whose amino-acid sequence is MHPISRRGLLRATAVGALALPGLAPAVAAAGTIPPHRWIGAGPFTPVYDPSTPGRRRYLNDHTLIEADGRWHVFGIVGDSAAPGHSPDSAAETAFAHASAPGPYGPWTGHADALTLDPGYHGEEHLWAPHVIEADGTYWMFYAAGGKDGAAINLATSPDLSTWTRLPSGPLFRGRAARDPMVTRIGGRWVMYYTEVSATDGRHLVCHRRSDDLVHWSEPAVAYADETTESTGVSVTESPFVLEQDGWYYLFIGPRVGYDGTDVLASPDPFRFTLDGYAGHVPGHAVEVVTDGTDRYASAAGWFADGLSLAPLQWRTTPPSWQSPDNPAVSLDVDGRLNVFALDGGDRSMLRRVQLDPAAGTWSDWEQFGGPAGAVPTLGRDADGRLEVFSLAPGGVNLHHRVQRTDGTWSDWEEFGGPAAAAPAVARNADGRLEVFALSPDGAVVARRRQATPGSAGWDPWDAGFGGPAGAPPVVAANADGRLEVFLLAPGGTALTHRWQLAADGGWSAWSAFGTAAGNAPRVARDGSGRLTVAAVAPSGVGSFHRRQSVPSGGWDAWQPLFGWSTAAPLLVPGADGRLEAFALAPGGARLDHRWQTASGGPWAAAEEFGEPGAVLVATPSAAADATGRVHLFAVTTDGRIRTRVQARPSGGWLPWTAFGDRAVATLRSSAPAP